In the genome of Desulfuromonas sp. DDH964, one region contains:
- a CDS encoding carboxypeptidase regulatory-like domain-containing protein has translation MGNRILLLLIPLLLLFPGCLPGKPAAPLSSPPAVVTGKVSDHRQPIAGIEVAAYPAAGGTLSGPAPYAAAPSSEDGRFQLELPAGTYYLLARGEGWFSYYGRNPVTVPEQGLADLNIGLVATASPPALAAPFIDSGIAGQVLWDGRPLAGAIIYVYTDLTSDLKGMGYVMGGPTDADGYFEVAVPAGTYYVLARKRSGAASVGPLRAGDFAGYFPGNPVRVGAATVVPLSVPMLVVPDKVNDLQGSLFGQTSLSGRIIDRQGAPVAGVRAVLYSDPQMFNRPLYVSAPTTADGTYVLSFPSGGSYYLAARNTLGGAPGPGDLYGTWDGNPDHLLEVAEGAALTGLDIVVEEMW, from the coding sequence ATGGGAAATCGAATTCTGCTCCTGTTGATTCCGCTCCTGCTCCTCTTCCCCGGTTGCCTTCCTGGCAAGCCGGCCGCCCCCCTGTCGTCGCCTCCAGCGGTCGTCACCGGCAAGGTCAGTGATCATCGCCAGCCGATAGCGGGGATCGAGGTGGCGGCCTATCCCGCCGCCGGCGGAACCCTGTCCGGCCCCGCCCCCTATGCTGCCGCACCCTCTTCCGAGGATGGCCGCTTCCAACTGGAGCTGCCGGCCGGGACCTACTACCTCCTGGCGCGCGGAGAGGGGTGGTTCTCCTATTACGGGCGCAACCCGGTCACCGTTCCCGAGCAGGGGCTTGCCGATCTCAATATCGGCCTGGTGGCGACCGCCTCGCCGCCAGCTCTCGCCGCCCCCTTTATCGACAGCGGGATCGCCGGCCAGGTCCTCTGGGACGGTCGCCCCCTGGCGGGCGCGATCATCTATGTCTATACCGATCTGACCAGCGACCTGAAGGGGATGGGGTACGTCATGGGTGGACCGACCGATGCGGACGGCTACTTCGAGGTCGCGGTGCCGGCCGGGACCTATTACGTGCTGGCGCGCAAGCGCAGCGGTGCCGCCAGCGTCGGCCCGCTGCGGGCCGGCGATTTTGCCGGCTACTTCCCGGGTAACCCGGTCCGGGTCGGGGCTGCCACCGTGGTCCCGCTGAGCGTGCCGATGCTGGTCGTCCCGGACAAGGTGAACGACCTGCAGGGGAGCCTCTTCGGCCAGACCAGCCTTAGTGGCCGGATTATCGACCGCCAGGGAGCGCCCGTCGCCGGCGTCCGCGCGGTCCTGTACAGCGACCCGCAGATGTTCAATCGCCCCCTCTACGTCTCCGCGCCGACCACCGCGGACGGCACCTACGTCCTCTCCTTTCCGAGTGGCGGGAGCTATTACCTGGCCGCGCGCAATACCCTCGGCGGAGCACCGGGACCCGGCGATCTTTATGGCACC
- a CDS encoding CRTAC1 family protein — protein sequence MGKLTLRAVLVAAVLALAVSPAVAKEFSDVSNAAGVADDGLGKGVAFADINNDGYVDLYVSNKGGANKLYLNNADGTFKDITASAGKGIDYPGFAMGSVFGDYDNDGCQDLYLATGGQYEIDANRLFKGNCDGTFSDVTDKAGVGLKEFTYGASFVDYDNDGYLDIYCANYGVGAKNILFRNNGDGTFSDVTDVAGVGDRSWSWMGVWADVNNDNFPDLYVVNGRYPVGEPNRLYLNNGNGTFTEISKKAGVDDANWGLGASFADIDNNGTLDLFVSNYVGPNNLYLNDGKGNFTKASSQVKTDHEGWGKGPTFGDIDHDGDLDLYEGDCKLANQLYLNDGKGYFTNVADQQPVLKCETVRTKGTAFADIDNDGDLDLYVINWGAPNKLYKNSQDDKNFLKVKLTGTLSNRDAYGSKVKVFPAGKENLLALRELRSANGFCAQEPQVLHFGLDAAKTYDVVAVFPSGQESRVTGVKTGQTLEIVEPSLTKPNMLSQAVKK from the coding sequence ATGGGTAAATTGACGTTGCGTGCCGTTTTGGTCGCCGCTGTTCTGGCTCTGGCTGTCAGCCCGGCCGTCGCCAAGGAGTTCTCCGATGTTTCGAACGCCGCCGGCGTGGCCGATGACGGGCTGGGCAAGGGGGTGGCGTTTGCCGACATCAACAACGACGGTTACGTCGATCTTTATGTCTCCAACAAGGGGGGCGCCAACAAGCTCTACCTGAACAACGCTGACGGCACCTTCAAGGATATTACCGCCAGCGCCGGCAAGGGGATCGATTACCCCGGCTTCGCCATGGGGAGCGTCTTCGGCGACTATGACAACGACGGCTGCCAGGACCTTTACCTCGCCACCGGCGGCCAGTACGAAATCGACGCCAACCGCCTCTTCAAGGGGAACTGCGACGGCACCTTCAGTGACGTCACCGACAAGGCCGGCGTTGGCCTCAAGGAGTTCACCTACGGGGCTTCCTTCGTCGACTACGACAACGACGGCTACCTCGACATCTACTGCGCCAACTACGGCGTCGGTGCCAAGAATATCCTCTTCCGCAACAACGGCGACGGCACCTTCAGCGACGTCACCGACGTCGCCGGCGTCGGCGACCGTTCCTGGAGCTGGATGGGCGTCTGGGCCGATGTCAACAACGACAACTTTCCCGACCTCTACGTCGTCAACGGCCGCTACCCGGTCGGCGAGCCGAATCGCCTCTATCTCAACAATGGCAACGGCACCTTCACCGAAATCTCCAAAAAGGCCGGGGTGGACGATGCCAACTGGGGCCTCGGCGCCAGCTTCGCCGACATCGACAACAACGGCACCCTCGATCTCTTCGTCTCCAACTATGTCGGTCCCAACAACCTCTATCTGAACGACGGCAAGGGGAACTTCACCAAGGCGAGCAGCCAGGTCAAAACCGACCACGAAGGCTGGGGCAAGGGCCCGACCTTTGGCGATATCGATCATGACGGCGATCTCGATCTCTACGAAGGGGACTGCAAGCTCGCCAACCAGCTCTACCTGAATGACGGCAAGGGGTACTTCACCAATGTTGCCGACCAGCAGCCGGTGCTCAAGTGTGAAACGGTCCGTACCAAGGGAACCGCCTTTGCTGATATCGACAACGACGGCGACCTCGATCTCTATGTCATCAACTGGGGGGCGCCCAACAAGCTCTATAAAAACAGCCAGGACGACAAGAACTTCCTCAAGGTCAAGCTGACCGGGACCCTCTCCAACCGCGATGCCTACGGTTCCAAGGTCAAGGTCTTCCCCGCCGGCAAGGAAAACCTTCTCGCCCTGCGCGAACTGCGCAGCGCCAACGGCTTCTGCGCCCAGGAGCCCCAGGTCCTCCATTTCGGCCTCGACGCGGCCAAAACCTACGATGTGGTCGCGGTCTTTCCGAGCGGCCAGGAGAGTCGTGTGACCGGGGTCAAGACCGGTCAGACCCTCGAAATCGTCGAGCCGTCCCTGACCAAGCCGAATATGCTCAGCCAGGCCGTCAAAAAGTAA